TCTGTGCTCTGTAAGCTGTTAAAGCATACTTTTTCTTAATATCATTGCCTTTGGTGGCCCAAGTGCAGTATATGACAGGTATACGCCCATTTTTTAAGCAGCTATCAATATTTGTTCAAGTAAATACATATTACACAAACAGCACATTTCATTCTCATAAATTAatcaagaacagaagaaaacaagggCCTAAAATCAATAAGAACAAAGGCACAGCATTCTTTTTGATTCTTATGGTTTACCTACACTGAACTGCAGAGCCAGATCACAAACTATTCCAAGTCAAACCAAGAACACACCTGCTATTATTATACTGGTATTTGGGTGTCCATAATTTCTTCTTCTAGAACAGTATACAAGCAGCACTATTTACAGCTGATCTACTTCCTAAGCCTTTTCAGATCTAATACCATATATTCATTATTATCCTCTGCCAAGTGAAGAGCATTATTATAGCTCTCTTCATAGCATAGGTGTGCTACTCGTGTCTTTCTGCTTCCATTCAAGCAAGGTACGTTTTAATGGCTCCCTCCCACCCACGGAACTTTGCTTACCAGGGAAAATTACAGGCACTGCTGTGTTGTGGCATTACCTAGGCCATGGTGACTTGTGGAGGCTGAACCACCTCACTACCAACACAGACTGACTGGCAGATTCCAATTTCCAGGTTAGCCTGTAGCTTAAGGAATGCAAATCCTGAGAAAGTAAAGAGTGCTTTTCAGCATTGAACACTTAaccttttgtttgttcgttttcaCACACGCAGATATTTAGCCTGCTTATCCACTGACGATTCCAAAGAGCAGCCAGAACCATAACACTAATGAACATTTTCTGGAAATCCCATTAAAACCGGTCTGCTCTTCCTGTCTTTAAAGAACACAATACCAAGCCTGCAGAAAACGCATCCACAAAAGACACAGGGAAGACGTCCATCCAAACAGATACCACCACTTTTTGCCTGCATCCAGTTCACTCTTCCACCCTTCCTGCAATTACACAGTGCtggcaaagcagctgctgtcaTTACACAGGGCGAAATGTGCTAACTATCCCAAGCTGTGGTTTGGGATAACCACAGCCCCAGTGTCACAAAACTCAGCTGATGAGTTACAGTGAACCAAGGCTGCTGCAGACACGGGAGAGCAGCACCCTTGTGCCCACAGCTGGCCAGCAGACACACAAGGTGCAGACCCTGAATGCCGCCTCCTTCTTTGTTCAGAGCAGAAAACTAACCAAGTCAATTCTGCCAGTGGTAGggcattttatttcctcagatGAAAAAAGAAGCTGAACTTGTCAGCACCAAACAGCAGTAACTGCATTTTCTTCGCCAAAGCACTCTTCACTCGTGCAATCTGTCATTAACAAGGAGGGtaactattttttctccaagttCCATAAATAGCCAAATTGAAAATATgaacagactttttaaaaagtcaatattCAGGAATTCAAGTTGTCATTTTCAAATGACAACTCTAAAGCAAGCTTAACCTCTGAATAATGGAAGACGGTGACATTGCCACTAGGCTGCGCCTAAAAGAATAATGACCATAAATCCACGCTGAGCCACCATAAATGCTTTGTTGTGAAGCATCTTCTAAAGGTTATCTTCCTCCTTTTGCTCAAATTTACAGAAGCAAACTTCACAGCAAATGAAGTCCATAAAAACTCTAAACAGCATGCAAAAAACAgttattgcattaaaaataaaatttaattgaaaCTTCCACTTGTTCAACATGTTCATTCAGTATGCCTACTAACAGCTTCAACCAGAACTCTATTACATCTATAAGAATCTGACCAACCTTCCTACTTGTGTTTATAAAACCTCATCCAGTTTCCAGAGTGTACTCTCACTTCACAAACCACTACTAGTTACTACTACTAGATATTCTTAAAATTCTGTTCACAGGTCTTTCAATTCTCATGTTCAGCTTTAAAATTCCAGTTGCTCCAGCAGGCCAGAACAGGTACGgtagacagaaaacatttacctccaaaatttattttgctgtctgctctgctgtAAAGATGTcctttgctaaaaaaaaatctcttagaGAAGTACAGCAGAGATTATCAgataataaagaatatttcaaataccTATGCCAATTTTATGTGTTTAtcatctcttcctccttcttttgcTTCAACTGCTAGATGAAATGCACAAACAGGTGAAAACAATGTGCATCAgatgaaagaatgaaagcaaCTCCACAGGAAATGTCAACGACTAGGAGACAGTTACTAGTTCTCTCATCTTTCATTcataaaatctgcttttgagTAATTGTActcaaattcagtttttaaaattaatttacaataGCCCCTAGAAATGGtataaatgcattcatttttagtttttgtttaaattaccTCTGAATTGGAAGATTTATATCCATCTATACAAACTCTTACTGCAAATGCCTGTAACATAATAAAGCATTGTCTATAAAGATGtaaaattgatatattttgCAACACTAAGtataaatacttaaaagaaCTTGCTGCAATATAAGTATGTTTTCATACTTAAAGGTTTCAgaagcatcaaaaaaaaaaaaaatcctcttctaCAGTTCTAGAGATGAAATACTGAGCTGAAAAGACCAtgtctgaaatggaaagaaTTCAGTAATAGAACTGAATAAATTGAGGTAGCCACTGCAAATTTAAGGAAATAACTATGTGAGAATCATATATTAAAATGAGTTCATACCATGGTTCAAACTAATAAAAGAAGATATAACATCCAAAAAACTGGCTGGTATTTTTTGTAGATGGAAATATCGGAAGAGAAGTCTACCAATATGTAAACACTACAGCATACCTGACAGGCTGAAGAAATATTAGTCGGAAGAATTTATTACTATAAATACAGAACCTGTCTGAATTATTTGTATCCTCTTCGTTAAAgtttgtaaattaattttccgTAGGACATTCTGCCAAGGAGatcatttttaatatctccTCGAGTCAtaacaatgattaaaaaaaactgATCCATACTGGGGAAATAAAGGttgctgttttcaaagcagATACGCCCCACGCTGCCTATATTTAAAAGGCCATGCCCTGATAACAGGCATCAAAAGAACTGCAAACAGTATCCCGAAAATGAGAGCTAAAGACTTAAAGATACCAGTATGTCTTTAAGCGCAATTATATGCAGCTTTAACGAAAGCTGGGAGTTAATCTAAACACGGTATTACATAGGTCAGATGTTTCTTCAAAGGCACACTAAATGGAATTTTACAGCTTCTTCACTGGCCCAATTATGTCagtgcttgcttgctttcctccCCTACCTTTTCCCTTGCCAGGTTTAGAACCACTTGGGATGTATTGATATGATTTTAAATGAGATGTATGGGTGCACGAGGGAGAGGGAGCAGTCAGGATTTTACACGCACGCActtacatgtatttatttatagtatATCTCCTCCTTTAATGTTTATGTACTCCTACAACACACTACCCCTTTACCTCCTGTAAAATAGGGAATAATCTgacaaacaggcaaaaaaaaactctcaagAGAACTCTAGTTAGAGACATTCCATGGCCAGAGAAGTAAATGAGGAGCCAGAGAGAGTAGCAGCACATCCTGCGCTACCTGCAGGGAGTGACAAGATCTGAGCTCCAGACCAAAAGAAATTCCACGGTCAAGACAATCCATCGCCTTGCCCTGAGACTCCCTGcgagaagaaacagaagcaatcTCACcaagttttcagttttacaggCAGAAGCTCCACCATAAATTATCCAAGCAAACTGATCACCGCTGCCATGCGAAACACGCAATTATTTTTGGTCTCCATTTAACAGAGTCATATCCTGCTCCGTGTAAAGCATCTAAATGATTTTCCAACTGCAGCTAAACAAAAGTATAGTCTACCTGGAGATGACAGATAGAACAAAGACACAACGTGCATGGGAGAAGAAAGGATATGCTCTTTAGCTGGCCAAATAACAGAGGAAGAAGGCATTTCTGGCTATTGTTACCCTGAGGGATTTAAACATGCTGGGAAAAGCTACCAATCATGACAAACAGCTAACATATGCTCTTAAAATCAGGGTACAATCACGTGCTAGATGTGATTTTCCAAAACACTGAGTATCAATGAGCTTAAAATTCTCTTACTTAGCTAGGATCTCCTGAAAgcttagggtttttttttccccccactagttggtttaaaaaaacaggATCAATGTCTGAGTTCAGaaagatggaaggaaggaaaaacaaataaaaagtttgaGGAAATTGACTGCTAGTAGCACAATGGTGACACTGTGAGCTTTAACACCTCCATCTGTCTTCTATCACCTTCACGTATTTATTGACTAAAAAACATGATCAAAATGAAACAGTGTTGGAACTTGTCTTCCAGCACTCCTCGAAGACAAGCTGCTACTCATTATAGCTCTCTGGCATCTGAGAAAGATGTGATGAAAGCCACTAAGACAGTCAACACCTCATGATCAACATAATCAGAGACTGCTGATAGAGTTAGTATTTTCAATATTAAGCAGCCAGCCTCTCCCAGcaaccttctttctttttttttttttaaatagagttTGGCCACTGATATTTCTCTTACTTCCTGCCTCCCATCCCCACCTTGAATATATTTGGTGTTTTGTCTTCCTCCCCAAgtccctgcttttcttttccagggttcttttctgtcctctccCCGTTTTCAAGGtaggttatttattttaatgttatctACTTCTCCCATTAGCGTAGTTTCTTCTTAGACAAGAAGTTCCTTGGGAAACCACCACAGTCTTCCTGGCCATTTCTAGATGCGTATCACCAGAGGTCCTCAATAGCTAGGAATTTCCAGACATAATGAACATTAAACAATTGCACTGTAAAACTGCTGTGAAGATCACTTTACCCTGAGCACGCAAAGGCCTTCTGCAACTGACACAGCTTCTTTGCACACACCATCAATGAAATGAGAATGTTCACAAGCACACACCATTAAGACCAAGCAGTCTTCATGTCTTTGAAAAAGTGGAGGTGGGAGAACATGTAGCTTATTACTCCGACTGCACAAAATAGGTGCACCAGATTCAAAGGCTCACTGCCCCTCCACAGGCCTGAGCGGCTCTCACAAAGGATTAATGCTTTGAAGCAAAACCACCAAGACCAGAAGTGCCCCGAGTTCAATTTGAAGAGCCACAACAGTGTTGCTGAATCTCCCTTTTCCCACCATACTCATTTGCCTAAAGCATCTCTTGGCTGTCAAAGAGAAGGCTTCTATATATACACCACAGGCTCACAACTGGTTCAACCTGAGTGAAGTCAATACTTGAAAAGAGAAGCTGAGGCAGGATGAAGTCTAGGCTTGTGGAGAAAAAGTCATCCGCCGaggaataaatattaattatttcagtataaTAAATAATCTAAACTACCATCACCGCTAGCGTACCCACATTCCACAGTATTCTTTTGTCTTCCTCTATACAATGGGAATATACACACTGTCACAGATTGTTAAACACAATTTACCCACGCAGTAGTTTCGGAGCATAATCAATACAACCCACCCcctcaagagaaaaacaagcgTTTTAATGTAATACCTACACGCGCTGGGACCTGAGAAACGGTATTTCTAATTAGACAAAAACACCGCACCGCTTCATCTCACAGAACAGCTGGGAAAAGAGCTGCAAGTCAGTGCGTATCGAACTATCGGATGcatctttcaaataaagttCCAGGCAGCCTTACCTCTCATCCTCACCATCTACAAGGGGCGTTGTCAGCGGCAGCACCTTCAGCGGGAAGAGGGAAGCAGAGGATGGCGCGTTGCTGCTAGTGCCCTCGGAGACGGCTGGCGCTCCGACGCCGCTCTCGCCACCGGCAGCTTGAGGTAAACCAACGAGGGAAGGTTCTGTAGGGCGTCTGCCATCTTCGATTTGGCTTACGACCGACTGAGCTAGCGATTGTGCGGGGAACTGGGCAGAGCTTAGCGGTATTTGCTGCGGCACACTCTGTGCCACTGGCATACCTATACTCGTTGATATCAACGGAGGCTGACTAACGCTCGGAGCCAAGTTCCCGTTCTGCACAGCCGAAGCCTGCGCTATGTTCTGTGGCTGTCCCAAACCTATAGAGGCAGAAGGTATGCCAGGAGGCACAGCTGAACCAGCTTGACTCGGTGCAGGAACAGTACTAGCGGAAGGTATAGGGCTaactgcaggcagctgctgcccggTCATTCCTTGGACCACCGACTCCACCGCTTGCGCCTGCGGCTGCACAGGTAACAAAGTGTTTTGTTGAGCAATGACCATTTGCTGGGGAAGGCCTGAAGCGCCGGCCTGTAACCCCTGCTGCATTATTCCTGTCTGCACAGGCTGCACCACTTGCGAAGATGGAGGAGCAGCTGTCGACGGCATGACCGGAGGTGGAATTTGGTTTGCAGCAGGCGGTGGTTGCACCACAGCGGCTACGCTTCCTTGCTGCCCGACGCTCAGCATTTGGCCGCCGGTACCCACGCCTGGTAGGGCTGCTGGAGCGTGCGCGACAGGctgagctggggcagcagcagggtgtgCTTGTACCGCAGGCTGCATGCTCTGAGCCTGGGCGACGGGAACCGGCGGCCCCGCTCCTACTGCGGCAGAACTGGGCTGCATAGCAGGCGCCGGGGGCTGGAGGATCTGCTGATGCTGGATGTACTCCGGCATGGCCCCCGTAACAGAGTTTTGGTTCACCGGCTTAACGTGACCTGCGGCCATCTGCGTAGGAACcgtttgttgctgctgctgctgttgtcctCCGTACtgcaactgctgctgctgcacaacCGGCAACGTCTGCATGGGCTGCGCCGGCTGAGGGTacggcagctgctgctgagccatgCTCTGAATGGCAGGCTGCTGGTGGCCCAGAGACGGGGTTACACCTAGGATATTAACCGGGGCTGGCTGAACCCCAGGAACAGTGGTTAGACTGGCCTGTGCAGGAGGCTGGACCCCTGGCTTCTGCTGCGGATAGTTTACCTCTTGAGAATGCAGCTGGACTTGTGCAAGCTGTGATTGAGAAACACTCTGTGGTATACTAGATGCTGGAATTGCCGGAGGAGCAGCGCTGCTAAAATCCATCTGCTGTGGACCCACACCTTGAAACGCTTGCTGCTGTACCACAGTAGGTGCTCCCATTTCTCCACTTCCCACACTTTCTGTATAGTGACTCAGTGTGCTTACATTGCTGCTAACAGAACTCCCACTGGTGCTCTCCCTTTCAGAAGTCACTTCAAGCGGGTTTTGTTTTATCGTCTCTACTGCTTTGTTTACTGCTACTCCTTCTGAAActgcagcagtgttttctttatcaTAGAATTCAGTGCATGTCCATCTACCTTTTTTGAAAGGTTCGGAACTAGAATCTAATTTTACAACTCTAAACCTTGACGTGCCCgatgcaggctgctgctggcttgaTCCCACTGCCATTCCTGCAGTTGGATTAGTAACATTGTTAATGACACTAGAGGAAGCACTCGTACCATTGCCAACACCACTCAAGATATTCACATTTACATTGCTGCTAGTTCCAGACAAAGCATTTACATTACCAGTACTTGTGATGTTGCTTAAATTTATAGTACCAAGCATGCTGCTTGCCACACTAGAGCTACCACCGCCCATATTATTTAAGGTACTAGTTCCAGAAGCAGGACTTACACCTAAATTGCCAGGAGTACTCGTAGTGCGGATATTAGACACGACAGATGCGGGGGAACCAGTGGATGATGCAGCAGAACCCGGTGCAGTTGATATAACATTGTCAGAGCTTCCAGTTGTTGATAGTTTTCTAAACGATGGACTGGGTGGTGGTCCTCCAGAAATCGGGGTACTGCCCACCCCAGGATGCGACGGATGATGGTGTccatggtggtggtggtgaagatggtggtggtggtgaacaTGATGGGGGTGAACACTTCCATTGATCACAACGCCCTGCTGTGGGTGATGAGGCAGAGAAGGGTGCTGCTGAGGAAGATGAGGCTGGTTTGGAGAAACAGCCCCAGGAGTCTCTGCTTCTTGGAAGTTATTTAAAGTCTCTTCAGAGGAGCTCCTCTCAGGTTCTCCCAAGTCAGTGGCCCTGGATAAAGAAACATCCAAGATTTCTGAAGAGGACAGGTCTTCAGTGTGGGACTCATCCAGGTCATCATAGCTTTCGGTATCTTCGGCTATGCTGTTATTAGAGCTCATGCTAGCCGATATTTGAGCAGGGGTCACGCTGGTAATCTGGaaaccacttttctttttcatttgagcTCCAGTCTGCGCGAGAGGCTGTGGCTGGAGCTGAGACTGCGAGAGGAGGTTCAGGCTTTGTGGAGGAGGGGGTGTCGGCTGTGGACCCGC
The nucleotide sequence above comes from Oxyura jamaicensis isolate SHBP4307 breed ruddy duck chromosome 1, BPBGC_Ojam_1.0, whole genome shotgun sequence. Encoded proteins:
- the TSC22D1 gene encoding TSC22 domain family protein 1 isoform X1, with product MAHPAMFPRRGSSSSSGSSCVTAPTAPGTGVGSAALSAEDYQPPLLVQPPPPSPAASSSAGPQPTPPPPQSLNLLSQSQLQPQPLAQTGAQMKKKSGFQITSVTPAQISASMSSNNSIAEDTESYDDLDESHTEDLSSSEILDVSLSRATDLGEPERSSSEETLNNFQEAETPGAVSPNQPHLPQQHPSLPHHPQQGVVINGSVHPHHVHHHHHLHHHHHGHHHPSHPGVGSTPISGGPPPSPSFRKLSTTGSSDNVISTAPGSAASSTGSPASVVSNIRTTSTPGNLGVSPASGTSTLNNMGGGSSSVASSMLGTINLSNITSTGNVNALSGTSSNVNVNILSGVGNGTSASSSVINNVTNPTAGMAVGSSQQQPASGTSRFRVVKLDSSSEPFKKGRWTCTEFYDKENTAAVSEGVAVNKAVETIKQNPLEVTSERESTSGSSVSSNVSTLSHYTESVGSGEMGAPTVVQQQAFQGVGPQQMDFSSAAPPAIPASSIPQSVSQSQLAQVQLHSQEVNYPQQKPGVQPPAQASLTTVPGVQPAPVNILGVTPSLGHQQPAIQSMAQQQLPYPQPAQPMQTLPVVQQQQLQYGGQQQQQQQTVPTQMAAGHVKPVNQNSVTGAMPEYIQHQQILQPPAPAMQPSSAAVGAGPPVPVAQAQSMQPAVQAHPAAAPAQPVAHAPAALPGVGTGGQMLSVGQQGSVAAVVQPPPAANQIPPPVMPSTAAPPSSQVVQPVQTGIMQQGLQAGASGLPQQMVIAQQNTLLPVQPQAQAVESVVQGMTGQQLPAVSPIPSASTVPAPSQAGSAVPPGIPSASIGLGQPQNIAQASAVQNGNLAPSVSQPPLISTSIGMPVAQSVPQQIPLSSAQFPAQSLAQSVVSQIEDGRRPTEPSLVGLPQAAGGESGVGAPAVSEGTSSNAPSSASLFPLKVLPLTTPLVDGEDESSSGASVVAIDNKIEQAMDLVKSHLMYAVREEVEVLKEQIKELIEKNSQLEQENTLLKTLASPEQLAQFQAQLQTGSPPSSSQSQGTTQQQPAQPASQGSGPSA